A genomic stretch from Marinifilum sp. JC120 includes:
- a CDS encoding antibiotic biosynthesis monooxygenase codes for MITLTAKVQAVAGKEQELEAVLRELVKATATEEGSVEYRLHRVVDTPGAFRFVEKFKDQAAFDFHANSQHFKAAVEKIGELSAGEGELEMMELIDSIPE; via the coding sequence ATGATAACTCTTACCGCAAAAGTACAGGCAGTAGCAGGCAAGGAGCAGGAACTTGAAGCAGTCCTGCGCGAACTGGTCAAAGCCACCGCAACCGAAGAAGGTTCAGTAGAATACAGGCTTCACAGGGTGGTAGATACCCCCGGTGCTTTCCGCTTTGTGGAAAAATTCAAGGATCAGGCTGCGTTCGACTTTCATGCCAATTCCCAACATTTCAAAGCAGCCGTTGAAAAAATCGGTGAACTAAGCGCAGGTGAAGGTGAACTTGAAATGATGGAATTGATTGATTCTATTCCTGAATAA
- a CDS encoding pancreas/duodenum homeobox protein 1 — translation MTQYADVFNQEMMTTLFPKNKTNDFFEALFGDAEEGSYDISLAYAGDNGDTVHFELQLKQRPGCCLACNLTYGLPQVFSRHPIINIQGVAEKVGETLGKPENVSWKLGATQEKSRELHVIPLSISLS, via the coding sequence ATGACTCAATATGCCGATGTTTTTAATCAAGAAATGATGACTACCCTTTTCCCGAAAAACAAAACCAATGATTTTTTCGAAGCTCTTTTCGGCGATGCCGAGGAAGGTAGCTATGATATTTCACTCGCTTACGCTGGTGATAACGGCGATACAGTTCATTTCGAACTACAGCTTAAGCAGCGCCCAGGCTGCTGTCTGGCCTGCAATCTGACTTACGGATTGCCGCAGGTTTTCTCACGCCATCCGATTATCAACATCCAGGGTGTAGCTGAAAAAGTAGGCGAAACTTTAGGCAAACCGGAAAATGTAAGCTGGAAACTTGGTGCCACCCAAGAGAAAAGCAGAGAACTACATGTAATTCCGCTTTCCATCAGCCTAAGTTAG
- a CDS encoding methylated-DNA--[protein]-cysteine S-methyltransferase, with translation MTTFYTRFMTPLCEIILAGNEEGLSHLHMQTGEGKRVFDIAPDWMLNDDFFIDVRTQIEAFMAGQRTEFDVKLNPQGTDFQKRVWAELCRIPCGETRSYKEVAIALGNENGSRAVGTANGKNPVPLIIPCHRVIASNGSLAGFAHGTKIKQKLLDLEKSN, from the coding sequence ATGACCACATTCTATACAAGATTCATGACCCCGCTTTGCGAAATTATTTTGGCCGGAAACGAGGAAGGGCTATCTCACCTGCATATGCAGACCGGAGAAGGGAAGCGAGTTTTTGATATTGCCCCTGATTGGATGCTTAATGATGATTTTTTTATTGATGTCAGGACCCAGATTGAGGCGTTCATGGCGGGGCAGCGGACCGAGTTTGATGTGAAATTGAATCCGCAGGGAACTGATTTTCAGAAGCGGGTCTGGGCGGAACTTTGCAGGATCCCTTGCGGTGAGACACGATCATATAAAGAGGTTGCTATTGCGCTGGGTAATGAAAATGGGAGCAGGGCTGTGGGGACGGCAAATGGGAAAAATCCTGTGCCGCTGATTATTCCTTGCCACCGCGTGATAGCGTCCAATGGCAGTCTGGCAGGATTTGCCCACGGCACAAAAATCAAGCAAAAGCTGTTGGATCTTGAGAAATCAAATTAA
- a CDS encoding Bcr/CflA family efflux MFS transporter, with amino-acid sequence MPNFLFITMLAAFPALSTDMYLPALPTIQEQWGISLAQVNLSLVLFFILFSFFMLIYGPLSDKYGRKPVLICGVGIYVLGSLLCALSTNIWFLVAARIVQAAGAASASALSMALAKDLYTGTERQKVLAYIGVIIPLCPMVAPMMGSMMLEYLSWKWIFGCQAVLASMAFYGTLVFKEPEFEKTSGGILSMFSRYLVVLKNVEFSTYCFAFSVIGVGFFGFLAGSADIYIRGFGMNEQQYAMFFGFNAIGFMTGSFTCSRLCVGYSSMSILKVSLVGVVLAGIGLLLLGGSEYLFAAPMFLMTFSIGVSRPISNHMILETVDRDIGAASSLLTFAYFIFGAVAMELISFDWPSKINVIGEMGIVGGLVPLFALLWMARRKQKA; translated from the coding sequence ATGCCAAATTTTTTGTTTATCACCATGCTGGCGGCTTTCCCCGCCCTTTCCACGGATATGTATCTTCCGGCACTGCCAACCATTCAGGAGCAGTGGGGGATTTCCCTTGCGCAAGTGAACCTGTCGCTGGTCCTGTTTTTCATCCTGTTCAGCTTTTTCATGCTCATTTACGGTCCGCTGTCTGACAAATACGGACGCAAACCGGTGCTTATCTGCGGTGTGGGGATATATGTGCTGGGCAGTCTTCTTTGTGCTCTTTCAACCAATATTTGGTTTCTGGTGGCGGCCCGTATTGTTCAGGCAGCCGGGGCGGCCTCGGCGTCGGCCCTTTCCATGGCATTGGCAAAAGATCTTTATACCGGGACAGAGCGTCAGAAAGTACTGGCCTATATTGGGGTAATTATTCCCCTTTGCCCCATGGTGGCCCCCATGATGGGTAGTATGATGCTTGAATATTTGTCTTGGAAATGGATTTTCGGATGTCAGGCCGTGCTGGCTTCCATGGCATTTTACGGCACTCTTGTGTTCAAAGAACCCGAGTTTGAAAAGACTTCAGGTGGTATCTTGTCCATGTTTTCCCGCTATTTGGTGGTGCTTAAAAATGTTGAATTCAGCACTTACTGCTTTGCTTTTTCTGTTATCGGGGTCGGATTTTTCGGGTTTCTGGCTGGCTCAGCGGATATCTACATTCGCGGGTTCGGGATGAATGAGCAGCAGTATGCCATGTTTTTTGGATTCAATGCCATCGGGTTCATGACCGGATCATTCACCTGTTCAAGGCTTTGCGTTGGCTACTCATCCATGTCTATCCTCAAAGTATCACTGGTCGGGGTAGTGCTGGCCGGCATCGGATTGCTGTTACTTGGCGGGTCGGAATACCTCTTTGCTGCGCCCATGTTTTTAATGACTTTTTCCATCGGGGTCAGCAGGCCAATCAGTAACCATATGATCCTTGAAACTGTGGACCGGGATATCGGTGCGGCTTCGTCATTACTCACCTTTGCCTATTTCATATTCGGTGCAGTTGCCATGGAGCTTATTTCTTTTGACTGGCCTTCAAAGATCAATGTGATTGGTGAAATGGGAATTGTCGGTGGCCTTGTTCCATTGTTTGCGTTGCTTTGGATGGCGCGGAGAAAGCAGAAGGCGTAA
- a CDS encoding tetratricopeptide repeat protein: MLEELRYGIFSNNSKHISNDRLTLVGLGASDIYVYSTWDNAITALENGEIDVALVDESLHDASGADCVRKMRKHAMRSLPVIMVTPDKRKESVLNSIAAGVGGYVLRPYSMETLKRHVFAAYMSVSPDEIEKELLTSSWDLVANGSFDEAIDSFSEIIDEVTDADKNPAEEYFDKGLNFLSQDKFGKAIIAFNKAIALNEMYAEAYKGIADAYKGKGDMGNYQEFLTKAADIYAVQDKLDDVKDLFIEILKNEPDAVNPFNRLGVKLRKDGDYHGAIKAYHQACTFTPNDANLYYNMARAYTYAEDYESALNYTELSLRLDSSLEPARNMHSQIVKLIEKQEKENPTPEENYPKVEIDDELEE; encoded by the coding sequence ATGCTTGAAGAACTTCGCTATGGTATTTTTTCCAATAATTCCAAGCACATATCCAATGACAGACTGACTTTGGTCGGACTTGGAGCATCTGATATATATGTTTATTCCACGTGGGATAATGCTATCACCGCACTGGAAAATGGAGAAATTGATGTCGCACTTGTTGACGAATCTTTGCATGATGCGTCCGGTGCGGACTGTGTAAGGAAGATGCGCAAGCATGCCATGCGCTCACTTCCGGTAATCATGGTCACCCCGGATAAACGCAAGGAATCCGTACTCAACTCCATTGCTGCCGGAGTCGGGGGCTATGTGCTGCGCCCCTACAGCATGGAGACCCTCAAACGTCACGTCTTTGCCGCGTACATGAGTGTCAGTCCCGATGAAATTGAAAAAGAACTGCTTACATCCTCTTGGGATCTCGTAGCTAACGGAAGTTTTGATGAAGCTATCGACAGTTTTTCCGAAATCATTGATGAAGTAACTGATGCGGATAAAAACCCCGCTGAAGAATATTTTGATAAGGGTTTAAATTTCCTTTCACAGGACAAATTCGGCAAGGCCATCATCGCCTTTAACAAGGCCATCGCCCTCAATGAAATGTATGCCGAGGCTTACAAAGGAATTGCCGATGCATACAAAGGCAAGGGCGACATGGGCAATTATCAGGAATTCCTGACCAAGGCTGCGGATATATACGCTGTTCAGGACAAGCTTGATGACGTCAAGGATCTGTTCATTGAAATTCTTAAAAACGAACCTGACGCAGTAAACCCATTTAACCGCCTCGGAGTAAAACTCCGCAAAGACGGGGATTATCACGGAGCCATCAAAGCCTACCATCAGGCCTGTACCTTTACTCCCAATGACGCCAATCTTTATTATAACATGGCCCGTGCATACACTTATGCTGAGGACTACGAAAGCGCACTGAATTACACAGAGCTCAGCCTGCGTCTTGATTCCAGTCTCGAACCCGCAAGGAATATGCATTCACAGATCGTCAAATTGATTGAAAAACAGGAGAAAGAGAATCCCACCCCGGAAGAAAACTATCCGAAAGTAGAAATTGACGACGAACTTGAGGAATAA
- a CDS encoding SDR family oxidoreductase codes for MSDRQNNLICVLGATGYVGGRLVPQLLDKGWKVRAVGRSKAKLRTRPYSFHENCELAEADLFDSESLRAALQGCSAVYYLVHSMQPGSSDFAKQDRIAAQNTVSAAERVGVKRIIYLGGMVPDDPNISLHLKSRAEVGDILSKGSVSCTTLKAAVILGSGSASFEILRYLVDRLPVMITPRWVRTESQPISIRDVLFYLSGCLEHPETAGESYDIGGPFFETYEKLFRIYQQEAGLRRRLILPVPFVSPKLSSYWLGFVSPVPVSLAVPLVMGLRNRVVCKDYRIREIMPHELTDCRTAIRRALNKVQQEVVDTCWSDAGTIETPEWAICGDAGYSGGTVYHSAYRIKLEGCADDLWNKIISIGGDEGWYCCNYLWSLRGWLDKFFGGVGLRRGRRHPSEVSIGDALDFWRVLDVQPCERLLLLAEMKLPGEALLEFSLEKTLVGDTELTMTARFLPRGLGGILYWWAVYPFHALVFKGMARSLAEKSGCRIMEGPELLEGPAPRCRLPGNKGGVND; via the coding sequence ATGTCTGATCGTCAAAATAATTTGATTTGCGTGTTAGGGGCCACCGGGTATGTGGGTGGGCGTCTTGTTCCGCAACTTCTGGATAAGGGTTGGAAAGTCAGAGCCGTGGGGCGATCAAAAGCAAAACTACGTACCCGTCCGTACAGTTTTCATGAAAATTGTGAACTTGCCGAGGCCGATCTTTTTGATAGCGAATCCTTGCGGGCAGCTTTGCAAGGCTGTTCCGCTGTTTATTATTTGGTGCACTCAATGCAGCCGGGCAGTTCTGATTTTGCAAAACAAGACCGGATTGCCGCTCAGAATACCGTTTCTGCCGCAGAGCGGGTGGGAGTGAAGAGGATAATTTATCTTGGTGGTATGGTGCCTGACGATCCGAACATCAGCCTTCACCTTAAATCAAGAGCCGAGGTTGGCGATATCCTTTCCAAGGGAAGTGTCTCCTGTACCACATTAAAGGCGGCAGTCATTCTCGGGTCCGGTAGTGCTTCATTTGAAATTCTGCGTTATCTGGTGGACCGCCTTCCTGTAATGATCACCCCACGCTGGGTGCGTACCGAAAGTCAGCCTATCAGTATTCGCGATGTTTTGTTTTATCTTTCCGGATGCCTTGAGCATCCTGAAACTGCCGGTGAGAGTTATGATATCGGCGGGCCGTTTTTCGAAACATATGAAAAGTTATTTCGCATTTACCAGCAGGAGGCCGGGTTGCGTAGGCGGCTTATCCTCCCGGTCCCATTTGTTTCACCTAAGTTGTCATCATACTGGCTGGGGTTTGTTTCTCCGGTTCCTGTCTCACTTGCGGTTCCGCTGGTTATGGGGTTGCGTAACCGGGTTGTCTGTAAGGATTATCGTATCCGCGAGATCATGCCCCATGAATTGACTGATTGCCGCACCGCCATCCGTCGCGCTCTTAATAAAGTACAGCAGGAGGTGGTCGATACCTGTTGGTCTGACGCTGGGACTATTGAAACCCCGGAGTGGGCCATCTGCGGTGATGCCGGATATTCCGGGGGGACAGTTTATCATTCCGCGTACAGGATTAAGTTGGAGGGATGTGCGGACGACCTTTGGAACAAGATTATCTCCATCGGCGGTGATGAAGGCTGGTATTGCTGCAACTATCTCTGGTCCCTGCGGGGGTGGCTGGATAAGTTTTTTGGAGGCGTGGGCTTGCGGCGCGGTCGCAGACATCCTTCAGAGGTCAGCATTGGCGATGCCCTTGACTTCTGGCGGGTACTGGATGTTCAGCCCTGTGAAAGGCTGCTTCTACTTGCTGAGATGAAGTTGCCTGGAGAGGCCTTGCTTGAATTCAGTCTTGAAAAGACATTGGTCGGGGATACCGAATTGACAATGACCGCACGGTTCCTGCCTCGCGGCTTGGGGGGAATTCTTTACTGGTGGGCGGTTTATCCGTTTCATGCGCTTGTTTTTAAAGGGATGGCTCGTTCGTTGGCTGAGAAAAGCGGTTGTCGTATAATGGAAGGCCCGGAGCTTCTGGAAGGCCCGGCTCCGCGCTGTCGTCTTCCCGGTAACAAGGGCGGGGTAAATGATTAA
- a CDS encoding PAS domain S-box protein has translation MDGSVNIMSSQEELKKARQQALDAERNLKALLDANTQSILLLESDGTVIHVNRTVAKILKTTPQKLTGKNIFSYLAPELASSRRKFFDQVIESGKPTKFQDMRGDRIIKHSHYPILEDGKVVRVAIYAEDITERTLKERELERSKQLQSLLHEITCQFNSANTLSELMRSIHVIMLEKLNAKNFYIALIEPEQDKLVFTYCVDEGFADYPPIQNIYDPTNNRISLLPIQKNEIIRLDRLTITDYIADGALEVAGRIPEIWIGVPMQVHNTPIGVLVIQDYNDPDIFSEEDIQLFSACSHQIALAIERKKYDSTIRASEEQYRAFFEDNHSAMFIIDPENGRILDTNRASANFYGYSRNELKTKTVYDLNQLPRDELKARMHKAKSKQLSKYIFKHRCIDGTIKDVEVFSGPFKHKEKTLLISIIHDITKRLQDEKELSEAKEEAILANKAKDEFLANISHEIRTPLNGVMGMLQVMDSTDLKPEHKNCIDVALQSSRNLLRVLNDILDLSKVEMGTLDLFEENFSLNDLLLESANLFKLQADEKGLVLSYSIHPEVEGFYLGDEGRIRQILFNLIGNGIKFTDQGTVEIIVKPAPVTCHGKLNISFTVRDTGVGIPKTYHERIFDSFTQVDGSLSRRYKGAGLGLSIVKRLIELMDGSIEIESSPDEGTTVNFNIPLKISKSYKTEKIKQTDSTEKISKLKILLVEDEPVNRMMARKLLERMGHEVSCAENGADCLNTLSRNRFDVILMDIQMPVMDGLEATRTIRTSTEFIKVREIPIIALSAHANKESRYSALEAGVNGYLCKPYEMDDLKKILAGTARRT, from the coding sequence ATGGATGGTTCGGTAAATATTATGTCATCACAGGAAGAACTGAAAAAAGCCCGGCAGCAGGCTCTAGACGCGGAAAGAAACTTAAAAGCACTTCTTGACGCAAACACTCAGTCCATACTTCTTCTTGAAAGTGACGGAACAGTTATCCACGTCAATCGTACCGTTGCAAAAATTCTAAAAACAACCCCCCAAAAACTGACCGGAAAGAATATATTTAGCTACCTAGCACCTGAACTGGCCAGCTCAAGACGAAAATTCTTTGACCAAGTAATTGAAAGTGGGAAGCCCACAAAATTTCAGGATATGCGAGGCGACAGGATTATAAAACACTCCCACTACCCCATTCTTGAAGATGGAAAAGTCGTGCGGGTGGCCATTTACGCTGAAGATATAACCGAAAGAACTCTCAAAGAAAGAGAACTTGAACGCAGCAAACAGCTCCAGTCTCTGCTCCATGAAATTACCTGTCAGTTCAATTCGGCCAATACCTTAAGTGAGTTGATGCGCTCAATCCATGTAATAATGCTTGAAAAGCTCAATGCTAAAAACTTCTACATCGCCCTAATTGAGCCGGAACAGGATAAATTGGTCTTCACTTATTGCGTTGACGAGGGATTTGCTGACTATCCGCCTATTCAAAATATTTACGATCCGACGAACAACAGAATCAGCCTGTTGCCTATCCAGAAAAACGAAATTATCCGCTTGGACCGCCTAACTATAACTGACTATATTGCAGACGGTGCGTTGGAAGTAGCCGGCCGGATTCCGGAAATATGGATAGGGGTTCCCATGCAAGTTCATAATACCCCCATAGGAGTGTTGGTTATTCAGGACTACAATGATCCCGACATTTTTTCAGAAGAAGACATTCAGCTTTTTTCAGCCTGCTCCCACCAGATAGCCTTGGCCATAGAACGAAAAAAGTATGATTCCACCATCAGGGCAAGTGAAGAACAATACCGCGCTTTTTTTGAGGACAACCACTCAGCAATGTTCATCATTGACCCTGAAAACGGTAGAATACTCGATACCAATAGGGCCTCAGCCAACTTCTACGGTTATTCCCGTAACGAACTAAAAACAAAAACTGTTTACGATCTAAACCAACTGCCGCGGGATGAACTCAAGGCAAGAATGCACAAAGCCAAATCCAAGCAATTGAGCAAATACATATTTAAGCACCGTTGCATAGACGGAACGATAAAGGATGTTGAAGTATTCTCAGGTCCTTTCAAACACAAAGAAAAAACTCTCCTCATATCCATAATCCATGACATAACTAAACGGCTGCAAGATGAAAAAGAGCTTTCCGAGGCCAAAGAAGAAGCCATACTAGCCAACAAGGCCAAGGACGAATTCCTGGCTAATATCAGCCATGAGATTAGGACTCCACTCAACGGAGTCATGGGTATGCTACAGGTCATGGACTCAACGGATTTGAAGCCAGAACACAAGAATTGCATCGATGTGGCTCTGCAATCATCACGAAATCTGCTCCGGGTTCTTAATGATATTCTGGACCTATCAAAAGTGGAAATGGGTACTCTTGATCTTTTTGAAGAAAACTTCTCCCTAAACGATCTACTGCTGGAAAGTGCAAACCTATTCAAGCTTCAAGCCGATGAAAAAGGCCTTGTTCTATCATATTCCATCCATCCAGAAGTGGAAGGATTCTATTTAGGAGATGAAGGTCGCATCAGGCAAATTCTGTTCAACCTGATCGGGAATGGTATTAAATTTACAGACCAAGGGACCGTGGAAATTATAGTAAAACCTGCCCCGGTAACCTGCCATGGAAAACTCAATATTTCTTTCACGGTGCGTGATACGGGAGTGGGTATACCCAAAACTTATCATGAGCGGATCTTTGATTCATTTACACAGGTGGACGGCTCACTTTCCCGCCGCTACAAAGGTGCAGGACTAGGACTCTCCATTGTAAAAAGACTTATTGAACTTATGGACGGGTCCATAGAAATAGAAAGCTCACCTGACGAGGGGACCACTGTTAATTTTAATATTCCCCTCAAAATCTCAAAATCATACAAAACCGAAAAGATCAAACAGACAGACAGTACCGAAAAAATATCTAAACTCAAAATCCTGCTGGTAGAAGACGAACCGGTCAATAGAATGATGGCCCGCAAACTGCTCGAAAGAATGGGGCATGAAGTCAGCTGTGCAGAAAATGGAGCCGACTGCCTTAACACCTTAAGCAGGAATCGTTTTGATGTAATCCTCATGGATATTCAGATGCCGGTCATGGATGGCCTTGAAGCAACCCGGACCATCCGCACATCAACAGAGTTCATTAAAGTTAGAGAAATCCCCATCATTGCCCTTTCCGCCCATGCGAATAAGGAGAGCAGATATTCCGCCCTTGAGGCCGGAGTCAATGGCTACCTTTGTAAACCGTATGAAATGGATGATCTAAAAAAAATTCTTGCAGGAACAGCACGCAGGACTTAA
- a CDS encoding TetR/AcrR family transcriptional regulator — protein sequence MSDQNTKDRILESASRVFCEKGFKATTVRDICTEADANVAAINYHFGDKRKLYIQVLKSWMDGMFKDADRLNGITEASTLEERLRAYIYGELRALCTYDDPGKIKKSKIRLLFEEYVSEECDPELFKCHEEIDGELLTPIIREILAPIEDEEILRQAHIAASGVLVHHFLGIIHYPEGEIESEEKLEFMADFYTTFILGSLKAIKEAYHAK from the coding sequence ATGAGCGACCAAAACACCAAAGATAGAATTCTGGAATCCGCCAGCCGGGTTTTCTGCGAAAAAGGATTCAAGGCCACCACTGTGCGCGATATCTGCACCGAAGCTGACGCCAATGTGGCGGCCATCAACTACCACTTCGGGGACAAGCGCAAACTTTATATTCAGGTCCTGAAATCCTGGATGGACGGGATGTTCAAGGACGCGGACAGACTCAATGGAATAACTGAAGCATCAACACTTGAAGAACGTTTACGTGCCTATATTTATGGAGAACTCAGGGCACTGTGCACCTATGATGATCCGGGGAAAATCAAAAAAAGCAAAATCCGCCTGCTTTTTGAAGAATATGTTTCCGAAGAGTGTGACCCGGAATTATTCAAGTGCCATGAAGAAATTGATGGGGAACTGCTAACCCCGATCATTCGTGAGATTCTTGCTCCTATCGAAGATGAAGAAATCCTTCGACAAGCCCATATAGCTGCCAGCGGAGTGCTGGTTCACCATTTTCTCGGAATCATCCATTACCCGGAAGGTGAAATTGAATCCGAGGAGAAACTGGAATTCATGGCCGATTTTTATACCACATTCATTCTCGGCTCTCTGAAAGCCATCAAGGAAGCATATCATGCAAAATAA